One genomic window of Bradyrhizobium sp. B124 includes the following:
- a CDS encoding xanthine dehydrogenase family protein molybdopterin-binding subunit — protein MSAIDQMSSVRPDLIEKVTGRAEYITDLMVPGMLHGFVVRSPAVHARIVSIEAGAARSTDGVVDVLIGEDVASFGRWGVVLKDRPIIATDRVRYVGEPVAVVIAETIEIAENAAELIDVSYEELPRATSIQEAMADGAPLIHERHENLQDFYFKGGAKPTQGRNIFHTYRSNVGDVDAAEAAAAYVHEDHFTFPAISHFAMEPHAVIADFNGDSLTVWSGAQTPTAVQKVLSRLFGLQLAKVRVIVPFVGGGFGGKASVKIEPLVAAASWKVQRAVRVAQSISDSMLTCRRLGAEIAIRTAVDAKGRILAKSAKLLLDGGAYSDTGSAVATKSANRIIGPYAVPNLRLEASAVYTNTVPGAAFRSIGGPQAVWAKESHMDNVAAAIGMDPAEFRLKNLAARGERTRPDLRALDMDMSELMGRVTQSFASDSQASNRRSRGMAVAATDPANTPIANAIVRLKIDGSILVSVSSVEVGQGAHATMARIAAQTLKQPFSAVSTLRADTAVAPYDWGTGASRSTVVVGLSVENAALDAADQILDMVMDVWELPKESLSLVEGGVSTGSEVLTFHQIFHRTLGVDSGEVVGRGAITPRSKKGALAESPLFWETSAGLAEIVVDEDTGEIRVPRYASAADVGRVINRVAAEGQDEGAATMGFGHALYEQLEFEDGQPVNATPIDYTIPRISDVPPVFDTILIENGDGPGPSGAKGMGEGAILPVAPAIANALFSAYGVRITDLPMTPEKVWRALQKRK, from the coding sequence ATGTCGGCAATTGACCAAATGAGCTCCGTTCGACCAGACCTGATCGAGAAGGTCACCGGGCGCGCCGAATACATTACCGACCTGATGGTCCCGGGGATGCTGCACGGATTTGTGGTTCGCTCGCCGGCCGTTCATGCCCGCATCGTTTCGATCGAAGCGGGCGCCGCCCGTTCCACGGACGGTGTCGTGGACGTGCTGATCGGTGAGGATGTTGCCTCGTTCGGGCGCTGGGGCGTTGTGCTCAAGGACCGGCCGATCATTGCCACGGACCGCGTGCGATATGTAGGCGAACCCGTCGCCGTGGTAATCGCTGAAACCATCGAGATCGCGGAAAACGCCGCAGAGCTCATTGATGTCAGTTACGAGGAGCTTCCGCGGGCAACGAGCATACAGGAGGCCATGGCGGACGGCGCGCCGCTGATCCACGAGCGCCACGAAAATCTTCAGGACTTCTATTTCAAGGGTGGCGCCAAGCCGACGCAAGGCCGCAACATCTTCCACACCTACCGCAGCAATGTCGGCGACGTCGACGCCGCCGAGGCGGCCGCTGCCTACGTTCACGAGGATCACTTCACGTTCCCGGCCATCTCTCACTTTGCGATGGAGCCGCACGCGGTCATCGCGGACTTCAACGGCGATTCCCTCACGGTCTGGTCCGGTGCGCAGACGCCGACCGCTGTTCAAAAGGTGCTGTCGCGCCTGTTCGGTCTGCAGTTGGCCAAGGTCCGCGTGATCGTCCCTTTCGTCGGCGGCGGCTTCGGCGGCAAGGCGTCGGTGAAGATCGAGCCGCTGGTGGCGGCCGCGTCGTGGAAAGTGCAGCGCGCTGTCCGCGTGGCCCAATCCATTTCCGATTCAATGCTGACCTGCCGAAGGCTCGGGGCCGAGATCGCGATTCGCACGGCCGTGGACGCAAAGGGGCGAATCCTCGCCAAGAGCGCCAAACTGCTGCTCGATGGTGGCGCCTATTCCGACACGGGCTCCGCTGTCGCCACCAAATCGGCCAATCGCATCATCGGTCCCTACGCGGTGCCGAACCTGCGCCTCGAGGCTTCGGCCGTTTACACCAACACCGTGCCCGGCGCTGCCTTCCGTTCTATCGGCGGGCCGCAGGCTGTCTGGGCCAAAGAATCCCACATGGACAATGTCGCTGCGGCCATCGGCATGGATCCGGCCGAGTTCCGGTTGAAGAACCTCGCGGCCCGTGGCGAGCGCACGCGACCCGATCTGCGTGCGCTCGACATGGACATGAGTGAGCTGATGGGCCGTGTGACCCAGTCGTTCGCATCGGACTCGCAGGCCTCGAATCGGCGGTCTCGCGGAATGGCGGTCGCCGCGACCGATCCGGCGAACACGCCGATCGCCAACGCGATCGTCCGTCTCAAGATCGATGGATCGATCCTGGTTTCGGTCTCCAGCGTCGAAGTCGGCCAGGGCGCGCATGCAACCATGGCCCGGATCGCCGCGCAGACGCTGAAGCAGCCGTTCTCCGCAGTCAGCACCTTGCGCGCAGATACGGCCGTCGCCCCATACGACTGGGGCACGGGCGCGAGCCGATCGACCGTCGTGGTCGGCCTGTCGGTCGAGAACGCTGCGCTCGATGCCGCCGATCAGATCCTCGACATGGTCATGGATGTCTGGGAGCTTCCCAAAGAGAGTCTGTCGCTCGTCGAGGGGGGCGTCTCTACCGGGTCGGAGGTTCTGACCTTCCATCAGATTTTCCACCGCACGCTCGGCGTCGACTCCGGGGAGGTCGTCGGGCGTGGCGCGATCACGCCGCGTTCGAAGAAAGGCGCGCTGGCCGAGTCACCGCTGTTCTGGGAAACATCCGCGGGCCTTGCCGAAATCGTCGTCGATGAGGACACCGGCGAGATTCGCGTGCCCCGTTACGCGAGCGCCGCCGACGTCGGGCGCGTGATCAATCGCGTCGCCGCCGAAGGGCAGGACGAGGGCGCCGCCACCATGGGCTTCGGACACGCGCTCTACGAACAGCTGGAATTCGAGGACGGTCAGCCCGTCAATGCGACGCCGATCGACTACACGATCCCGCGCATTTCGGACGTGCCGCCGGTGTTCGATACCATCCTGATCGAGAATGGCGACGGGCCGGGTCCGAGCGGCGCCAAAGGAATGGGCGAAGGAGCGATCCTGCCCGTCGCGCCGGCAATCGCCAACGCGCTGTTCTCGGCCTACGGCGTCCGGATTACCGATCTCCCGATGACGCCTGAAAAGGTATGGCGCGCCCTGCAGAAGAGGAAGTGA
- a CDS encoding MarR family winged helix-turn-helix transcriptional regulator, producing the protein MQTKTKRRSVEKQKEAAQSYRLDDAPGFLLRVALRTHTAIFAAKMIEELTAPQFSTLAKLREVGPCSQNHLGRLIHYDSATITGVINRLKLRGLITSSEDPLDPRRREVDLTDKGRRVADAAIETVGEISSETFAPLTREEFRTLTEILKKIIRR; encoded by the coding sequence GTGCAAACGAAAACGAAGCGGCGCTCGGTGGAAAAGCAAAAAGAAGCTGCACAGTCATACAGGCTGGATGACGCACCGGGCTTCTTGCTGCGCGTCGCGCTCCGTACTCACACAGCCATCTTTGCCGCGAAGATGATTGAAGAATTGACGGCGCCCCAATTCTCAACGCTGGCGAAATTGAGGGAGGTCGGACCTTGTTCGCAAAACCATTTGGGACGCCTGATACACTACGACTCAGCTACCATTACCGGCGTTATTAATCGTCTCAAATTACGCGGCCTTATAACGAGTTCCGAGGATCCTTTGGATCCGCGACGGCGGGAGGTCGATTTGACCGACAAGGGCAGACGAGTGGCGGACGCCGCAATCGAAACGGTCGGTGAGATTTCAAGCGAGACGTTCGCTCCCTTGACCCGGGAAGAATTTCGAACACTTACCGAAATCCTCAAGAAGATCATACGCCGCTGA